A single region of the Salvelinus sp. IW2-2015 linkage group LG20, ASM291031v2, whole genome shotgun sequence genome encodes:
- the LOC111982156 gene encoding 3'-5' exoribonuclease 1-like, with amino-acid sequence MSKMEEYKENVQDRGGNVKLSSKPEEDDKSCSRVRVCSNIGEPVPQASPTHGDFSDPVYKEIALANGHINRMNKDELRAKLAELKLDTRGVKDVMKKRLKNYYKKQKLSMTQSVTAGEATDTYYDYVCVVDFEATCEQDNPADFTHEIIEFPMVLLNTHTLEIEDTFQEYVRPEVNTQLSEFCVKLTGITQKMVDDADTFPDVLERVVLWLQEKELGTKYKYTLLTDGSWDMSKFMNTQCRLNRLRYPQFAKKWINIKKLYGNFYKVPRTQTKLSSMLEKLGLKYEGRPHSGLDDSRNIAHIVMRMLQDGCQLRINERMHEGQLRTVPSSAPVEGAPPPHTPRSRD; translated from the exons ATGTCAAAAATGGAGGAATACAAGGAGAATGTTCAAGACAGGGGTGGCAATGTGAAATTGTCCTCTAAACCGGAGGAAGAtgacaag TCTTGCAGCAGAGTCAGAGTTTGTAGTAACATCGGTGAACCCGTCCCTCAAGCATCTCCTACTCACGGCGACTTCAGTGATCCTGTTTACAAAGAGATTGCTCTTGCAAATGGACATATCAACCGCATGAACAAGGATGAGCTTCGGGCCAAACTGGCAGAATTGAAGCTTGACACAAG gggtgtgaAGGATGTGATGAAGAAGCGGTTGAAGAACTACTACAAGAAACAGAAGCTGTCGATGACGCAGTCTGTGACAGCGGGTGAAGCCACGGATACCTACTACGACTACGTCTGCGTGGTGGACTTTGAAGCAACGTGTGAACAGGACAACCCCGCTGACTTTACTCATGAAATCATTGAGTTCCCAATGGTCCTGCTCAACACGCACACTTTAGAGATT GAAGACACCTTTCAGGAATATGTCAGACCAGAAGTCAACACACAGCTGTCAGAGTTCTGTGTAAAGTTGACAGGAATAACACAG AAAATGGTTGATGACGCAGACACGTTCCCTGATGTCCTTGAGCGGGTTGTGCTTTGGCTTCAGGAGAAAGAGCTTGgcacaaaatacaaatacactcTTCTTACAGACGG ATCTTGGGACATGAGCAAGTTCATGAACACCCAGTGCCGTTTAAATCGTCTCAGATATCCACAGTTTGCAAAGAAGTGGATCAACATCAAAAAATTATACGGGAACTTCTATAag GTCCCTCGCACCCAGACCAAGCTGAGTAGCATGCTTGAGAAGCTGGGACTAAAATACGAGGGCCGCCCTCACTCTGGCCTGGATGACTCACGCAATATTGCCCACATTGTGATGCGCATGCTGCAAGACGGCTGCCAACTGCGCATCAACGAGCGCATGCACGAAGGACAGCTGCGGACTGTGCCCAGCTCTGCCCCTGTGGAAGGAGCCCCACCCCCACATACCCCCCGCAGCAGAGACTAG
- the LOC111982153 gene encoding malignant fibrous histiocytoma-amplified sequence 1 homolog, with amino-acid sequence MIPPNENKEEVSVCKTMGDKENNLKTAKLWRDAALRSRKLRSNLRQLTLCSQNREKIILPENINDIEVLNLGNNSLHELPEGLGATLTNLRSLVLRRNKFVTVPFVVFELGPLVELDMSHNCLGHFSEDIGLLKGLKKLCISHNNIQYLPSQIGALHCLEELDISFNDICDFPRSFSQLKRLRSLDADHNKLNQFPPEILALSDMEELDCSGNTFACLPDDIIKLQSIKNLWLSSIHISTLPDTFCHLHNLESLMLDSNNLTALPHSFGNLQRLKMVNLSSNELEEFPQVILNITGLEELYLSRNKLSFVPEEIGQLHRLANLWLDNNNITYLPDSIVELNRLEELVLQGNQIAILPDNFGKLSKVNIWKVKDNPLIQPPYEVCMKGIPYIGAYQKELAHSQLAVKPRLKLVLMGMKNAGKTQLRQSVVSEQQDANSAQGNKGVDVTNWVADADRSLTFXVYDLSGKPNYDLIKPFFLSPGALYILVVNLKTYSPKXFYXHVGYFLQLLXAKVPHAVVCMVGTQTDLCGDMEVEXKSLDXHRQIXLQEKWDXHCLRXLAHQVDQALDQGYNXRTSSPHILFYGVTDNNLSRKKAQLQYMLNHRLQILSPVLCVSCTESQINIQRLREKLMSVADHRDIFPNLHRVLPKSWQMLEELHFKPQDLWLSWWDSARLGLQAGLTEDRLQSALSYLHESGKLLYFEDSLTLKEYVFHNLPRFIAILNVFFQRDESTLLERLLSDSEKGDKRRASVVIDGEKGENLRATHLQHQVEGFLSHGLLPSNVIRLLLRPLIQTQQDLHLIMELLEKMGVCYCINKPRSKPLNGATVWYKFPSYVSNEEPHAEAWVNGSSVAASQFFSVEQLQIEYSFPFLFPPGLFARYSVQINSHVVQRSDGRHQIFAYRGKVPVVVSYQPARGRLQAESLSIASHASLPNIWTAWQAIIPLVEELNVLLQEWPGLYYTVHVLCSKCLKRGSPNPHTFPGELLSQPRPEGLTEIICPKNGSERVNVALVYPPMPTVVSPCLK; translated from the coding sequence ATGATTCCTCCCAATGAAAACAAGGAGGAGGTGTCGGTCTGCAAAACCATGGGGGACAAGGAGAACAATCTCAAAACGGCTAAATTGTGGAGAGATGCTGCACTCCGCTCTAGGAAGCTGCGAAGCAACCTGCGACAACTCACCCTCTGCTCCCAAAACAGGGAGAAAATCATTCTACCTGAAAATATAAACGATATAGAGGTACTCAATCTGGGCAATAACTCGTTGCACGAGCTACCAGAAGGATTGGGGGCAACCCTCACAAACCTGCGTAGCCTTGTCCTCCGCAGGAATAAATTTGTCACAGTTCCTTTTGTGGTGTTTGAACTGGGTCCTCTTGTGGAGCTGGACATGAGCCACAACTGCTTGGGCCACTTCTCTGAGGACATAGGCCTGCTGAAGGGGCTGAAAAAGCTCTGCATCAGTCACAACAACATCCAGTACCTGCCATCACAGATTGGGGCACTGCATTGTTTAGAGGAGCTGGACATAAGCTTCAATGACATATGTGATTTCCCGAGGTCCTTCTCACAGCTCAAGAGGCTCCGTTCTCTGGATGCTGATCACAACAAGCTGAACCAGTTTCCCCCAGAGATTCTTGCCCTCAGTGACATGGAGGAGCTCGACTGCTCTGGAAATACGTTTGCGTGTCTACCAGATGACATCATTAAGCTGCAGTCCATCAAGAACCTGTGGCTCAGCAGCATTCACATCTCCACGTTACCAGACACGTTCTGTCACCTGCACAACCTAGAGAGCCTGATGCTGGACAGTAACAACCTCACAGCTCTGCCTCATTCCTTTGGCAACCTGCAGAGACTTAAAATGGTCAATCTATCCTCTAATGAGCTTGAGGAGTTTCCCCAGGTTATCCTAAACATCACAGGACTAGAAGAGCTTTACCTGAGCAGAAATAAACTGTCTTTTGTTCCAGAGGAGATAGGCCAGCTGCATAGGCTGGCAAACCTCTGGTTAGACAATAATAACATTACTTATCTGCCCGACTCCATTGTGGAGCTAAATAGATTGGAGGAGCTTGTTTTACAGGGTAACCAAATAGCCATACTTCCAGATAACTTTGGAAAACTCTCGAAGGTAAACATTTGGAAGGTGAAGGATAACCCCCTCATCCAGCCTCCCTATGAGGTCTGTATGAAAGGGATCCCCTACATCGGTGCTTATCAAAAGGAACTCGCACATTCCCAGCTGGCTGTGAAACCCAGGTTAAAACTGGTCCTGATGGGAATGAAAAATGCTGGGAAAACACAGCTCAGGCAGAGTGTTGTGAGTGAGCAGCAGGATGCCAACTCTGCTCAGGGAAACAAAGGGGTTGATGTGACTAACTGGGTAGCGGACGCCGATCGCAGTCTTACATTTRTAGTGTATGACCTGTCAGGGAAGCCAAACTATGACCTCATCaaacctttttttctctcacctggTGCTCTGTACATCCTTGTTGTGAATCTGAAAACYTACTCACCCAAGAYCTTTTACYCCCACGTGGGSTACTTCCTCCARCTCCTCAYTGCCAAAGTGCCCCACGCTGTGGTCTGCATGGTGGGCACYCARACAGACCTGTGTGGAGACATGGAGGTGGAGGYGAAGAGCCTMGATATRCACAGACAGATTMCCCTGCAGGAGAAGTGGGACASCCATTGCCTGCGGASCCTRGCCCACCAGGTGGACCAGGCCCTGGAYCAGGGCTACAACYTCCGCACCTCCAGCCCTCACATCCTCTTCTACGGCGTCACKGACAAYAACCTGAGYCGGAAGAAAGCCCAGCTGCAGTACATGCTGAACCACAGGCTACAGATCCTGTCCCCTGTCCTGTGTGTCAGCTGCACGGAGAGCCAGATAAATATCCAGAGGCTGAGGGAGAAGCTCATGTCAGTGGCTGACCATCGCGACATCTTCCCCAACCTCCACCGCGTGCTGCCCAAGTCCTGGCAGATGCTGGAGGAGCTGCACTTTAAGCCCCAGGATCTGTGGCTCTCGTGGTGGGACTCGGCCCGTTTGGGCCTCCAGGCTGGGCTCACGGAGGACCGCCTGCAGAGTGCCCTGTCCTACCTACACGAGAGTGGGAAGCTACTCTACTTCGAGGACAGTCTGACACTAAAGGAGTATGTCTTCCACAACCTGCCACGCTTCATTGCCATCCTCAACGTCTTCTTCCAGAGGGATGAGTCCACGCTGCTGGAGAGACTACTATCGGACAGTGAGAAGGGGGACAAGAGGAGGGCCAGTGTAGTTATagatggggagaagggagagaaccTCAGGGCTACCCATCTACAGCACCAAGTGGAGGGCTTCCTCAGCCACGGCCTCCTGCCTTCTAACGTCATCCGGCTGCTCCTGAGACCTCTCATCCAAACCCAGCAGGACCTCCACCTCATCATGGAGCTGCTAGAGAAGATGGGGGTCTGCTACTGCATCAACAAGCCCCGCAGCAAGCCTCTGAACGGGGCCACCGTCTGGTACAAGTTCCCCAGCTATGTCAGCAATGAGGAGCCCCATGCCGAGGCCTGGGTGAACGGCAGCTCAGTGGCTGCTAGTCAGTTCTTCTCTGTGGAGCAGCTGCAGATTGAATACAGCTtcccctttctcttccctcctgGACTGTTTGCACGCTACAGTGTGCAGATCAACAGCCATGTGGTTCAGCGGTCAGACGGTAGGCACCAGATCTTTGCCTATCGCGGTAAAGTGCCTGTGGTGGTCAGTTACCAGCCGGCTCGGGGCAGGCTGCAGGCCGAGTCACTGTCCATAGCCAGCCATGCCTCCCTGCCAAATATCTGGACTGCTTGGCAAGCGATAATCCCACTGGTTGAGGAGCTGAATGTCCTTCTGCAGGAGTGGCCCGGGCTCTACTACACTGTTCATGTTCTGTGTTCCAAGTGCCTCAAGAGAGGGTCACCCAACCCACACACCTTTCCGG